One genomic segment of Nitrospira sp. includes these proteins:
- the proB gene encoding glutamate 5-kinase codes for MRDELLKQATRIVVKVGSSLIASRETGLRPEQIERLAGEIAALRTDGREVLVVSSGAIISGIKKLQLKEYPKSLPIKQAAAAVGQSRLMWAYEKAFEPLGIQVAQILLTHEDLADRRRFLNARYTLTALIGFGVLPIINENDTVAVEEIRVGDNDTLAAQVAQLVDADLLVILSDVDGMFTDDPRKNPDATLIPLIPDITEEVERKAGASSTFEGTGGMATKVRAAKKVGEYGVATLIVNGQQPGLLPRVLKGEPGGSLFLAKERRLNSRKHWIAFTLRPRGHIRVDQGAVEALTLRGKSLLASGIIEVTGQFDSGDPISCIDQDGKEFARGLVNFSSDLLGRMKGLKTQDIQQQIGPQEYDEVIHRDNLVIL; via the coding sequence GTGCGAGACGAACTCCTAAAACAAGCCACACGCATCGTCGTGAAAGTCGGGAGCAGCCTGATCGCCTCTCGAGAGACCGGGTTGCGCCCCGAGCAGATCGAGCGATTGGCCGGAGAAATTGCCGCATTACGTACAGACGGACGAGAGGTCCTTGTCGTCTCGTCCGGCGCCATCATCTCCGGCATCAAAAAGCTGCAGCTCAAAGAATATCCGAAGAGTCTCCCCATCAAACAAGCCGCCGCCGCCGTCGGACAGAGCCGGCTGATGTGGGCCTATGAAAAAGCGTTTGAGCCGCTCGGCATTCAAGTCGCCCAGATTTTGCTGACTCACGAGGACCTCGCCGACCGCCGCCGATTTCTCAACGCCCGCTACACCCTCACGGCCCTGATTGGCTTCGGCGTGCTGCCGATCATCAACGAAAACGATACCGTCGCCGTCGAAGAAATCCGCGTCGGTGACAACGATACGCTCGCCGCGCAAGTCGCGCAGCTGGTCGATGCCGACCTGCTCGTCATCTTGTCGGACGTCGACGGCATGTTCACGGATGATCCGCGCAAGAATCCCGACGCGACGCTGATCCCGCTCATTCCGGATATCACCGAAGAAGTCGAACGAAAAGCCGGCGCCTCCAGCACCTTCGAGGGCACCGGAGGCATGGCCACGAAAGTACGCGCGGCCAAGAAGGTCGGTGAATACGGCGTCGCCACATTGATCGTCAACGGCCAACAGCCCGGCTTGCTCCCCAGGGTCTTGAAAGGGGAGCCCGGTGGGAGCCTCTTCCTCGCAAAGGAACGCCGCCTAAACAGCCGCAAGCATTGGATCGCCTTTACCCTTCGTCCGCGCGGACACATCCGGGTCGATCAGGGAGCCGTCGAAGCCCTGACCCTGCGTGGAAAGAGCCTGCTCGCGTCAGGAATCATTGAGGTCACCGGGCAATTCGACTCAGGCGATCCGATCAGCTGCATCGATCAGGACGGAAAAGAGTTTGCCAGAGGTCTCGTGAATTTCTCCTCCGACCTGCTGGGCCGCATGAAAGGGCTGAAGACTCAGGACATCCAGCAACAGATCGGCCCGCAGGAATATGACGAAGTAATCCATCGCGACAACCTCGTCATCTTATAG